The following proteins are encoded in a genomic region of Montipora foliosa isolate CH-2021 chromosome 10, ASM3666993v2, whole genome shotgun sequence:
- the LOC137973362 gene encoding protein unc-13 homolog C-like: MVKTRKGQGQDGAVAQGQDGAAEEAKGEDQEFVSMVTVRELLKVQESALKAIFESMISSFSSRLDDVVKTVSSLKASLEFSQKEIEDLKPLNLKLSEATRDIDQIKCDFGGMQLKTEYLENQSRRNNIRVSGIPEAVGETWEVSEAKVKAVIKEKLQIDVDIERAHRVERRKPSKRQNTNQPRTIVCRLRDWKQREAVVRKARKVKPEGLYVSEDLAPETLLKREAQIPKLKAAKESGKIAYFILDRLVIREKPA; encoded by the coding sequence ATGGTGAAAACTCGTAAAGGTCAAGGTCAAGATGGCGCCGTTGCTCAAGGGCAAGATGGCGCCGCTGAAGAAGCCAAAGGCGAAGATCAAGAGTTTGTCTCGATGGTCACAGTAAGAGAGCTTTTAAAGGTGCAGGAGTCTGCTCTAAAGGCCATATTCGAGTCTATGATCAGCTCATTTTCGTCGAGGTTGGACGACGTGGTCAAAACTGTTTCCTCTTTGAAAGCCAGTTTGGAGTTTTCACAGAAAGAGATTGAAGATCTTAAACCTCTAAACTTAAAGTTGTCCGAGGCCACCAGGGACATTGACCAGATCAAGTGTGACTTTGGCGGAATGCAGCTGAAGACAGAATACCTTGAAAACCAGTCCAGGAGAAATAATATCAGGGTGAGTGGCATTCCTGAAGCGGTGGGCGAAACTTGGGAGGTTTCGGAAGCGAAGGTGAAGGCGGTTATCAAGGAGAAGTTGCAGATAGACGTGGATATCGAGAGGGCCCACAGGGTAGAGCGCCGAAAGCCAAGCAAGAGGCAGAACACCAACCAACCGAGAACGATTGTTTGCCGCTTGCGAGACTGGAAGCAGAGGGAAGCAGTGGTCAGGAAAGCTCGCAAAGTCAAGCCCGAAGGTCTCTATGTGAGCGAGGATCTGGCTCCCGAGACCCTACTCAAGCGGGAAGCCCAAATTCCAAAGTTAAAAGCAGCTAAGGAGTCAGGTAAAATAGCCTATTTCATACTTGATAGGCTTGTTATTCGTGAAAAACCAGCGTGA